A region from the Biomphalaria glabrata chromosome 14, xgBioGlab47.1, whole genome shotgun sequence genome encodes:
- the LOC129922899 gene encoding uncharacterized protein LOC129922899 isoform X3 yields the protein MVVSAGDTDLSFIDYFEAIVKTDVSRASDGRVSVRMTLQNVTRRDQGTWSSKYYRGGRLYRSRELNCQLKTFFIPQDVTCQNQLNGGRLNIQCSTHKVFPKAVCVFRVSDFANSSKQELTTENTYEMFLEGNDSYFRSTCHISIDLTTRHLKDLDVDITMYPNITNRLQDIHYGAVKSLHYKLINAETPLPRDCLELPINSTHLLCAYGEIIDTVPEEAGSTMKYDIPLENSKTDIIPTTFIAEGVIGSCELHTDEDVFVTCFVKHTVNQKVASHLMILNEMYLEVLTADEKSTFLNYDSIVEDQNAYKTTYRFNIRPNLLHSGVTIFTVTLKTLEDGKTFMKNITFVMKSEKTSNETSSDYLNTVIISCSTIFAVLFLGCIMFVLCKKIWQHDEDKDKHVYEEITYSAQQRPEPTCL from the exons ATGGTGGTGTCAGCTGGCGATACGGATCTTTCTTTCATAGACTATTTCGAAGCTATAGTCAAGACTGATGTGTCCAGAGCAAGTGACGGGAGAGTGTCAGTCAGAATGACGCTTCAAAATGTCACAAGGCGCGATCAAGGAACCTGGAGTTCTAAGTATTATCGAGGCGGCAGGTTGTACAGATCTCGGGAACTCAACTGTCAACTCAAAACCTTCT TTATACCTCAAGATGTTACATGCCAAAATCAACTGAATGGGGGAAGACTCAACATACAATGCAGCACTCATAAAGTATTCCCAAAAGCTGTTTGTGTGTTTCGGGTGTCAGACTTCGCA AACTCGTCAAAGCAGGAACTAACTACTGAGAACACCTACGAAATGTTTTTGGAAGGAAACGACTCTTATTTCCGTTCAACTTGTCACATATCAATAGACCTGACCACTAGGCACCTAAAAGACTTAGATGTTGACATCACAATGTATCCAAACATTACTAATAGATTGCAGGACATTCACTATGGAGCAGTCAAGTCATTGCACTACAAACTAATAA ATGCAGAGACTCCTCTTCCAAGAGACTGTTTAGAACTACCGATTAATTCAACTCACTTACTCTGTGCTTATGGAGAGATCATTGATACTGTACCAGAAGAAGCAGGCTCGACTATGAAGTATGACATTCCATTGGAGAACTCCAAGACAGACATCATACCAACGACCTTTATAGCAGAAG GTGTCATAGGGAGTTGTGAGCTTCATACAGATGAGGACGTTTTCGTGACCTGCTTTGTAAAACACACAGTTAATCAAAAAGTTGCAAGCCATCTTATGATACTAAATGAAATG TATCTTGAAGTTTTAACAGCTGACGAAAAATCAACATTCTTAAATTATGATTCGATTGTAGAAGATCAAAATGCCTACAAGACTACTTACAGATTCAACATACGCCCAAATCTGTTACATTCCGGTGTCACAATCTTCACTGTTACTCTAAAGACTTTAGAAGATGGGAAGACTTTTATGAAGAACATTACGTTTGTTATGAAGTCTG AAAAAACAAGTAATGAAACATCATCTGACTACTTGAATACGGTAATTATTTCTTGCAGCACAATATTTGCTGTCCTTTTTCTAGGCTGCATAATGTTTG tactttgtaaaaaaatatggcAACACGACGAAGACAAAGACAAACATGTATATGAAGAAATTACCTACTCGGCGCAGCAGAGGCCAGAACCTACCTGTTTATGA
- the LOC129922899 gene encoding uncharacterized protein LOC129922899 isoform X1: protein MKVMLVFVFLGCTAFSVAEVIEFCRPAQENKSYNFNDFILQPSIFDLSEFQILKDHMVVSAGDTDLSFIDYFEAIVKTDVSRASDGRVSVRMTLQNVTRRDQGTWSSKYYRGGRLYRSRELNCQLKTFFIPQDVTCQNQLNGGRLNIQCSTHKVFPKAVCVFRVSDFANSSKQELTTENTYEMFLEGNDSYFRSTCHISIDLTTRHLKDLDVDITMYPNITNRLQDIHYGAVKSLHYKLINAETPLPRDCLELPINSTHLLCAYGEIIDTVPEEAGSTMKYDIPLENSKTDIIPTTFIAEGVIGSCELHTDEDVFVTCFVKHTVNQKVASHLMILNEMYLEVLTADEKSTFLNYDSIVEDQNAYKTTYRFNIRPNLLHSGVTIFTVTLKTLEDGKTFMKNITFVMKSEKTSNETSSDYLNTVIISCSTIFAVLFLGCIMFVLCKKIWQHDEDKDKHVYEEITYSAQQRPEPTCL, encoded by the exons aTGAAAGTAATGTTAGTGTTTGTGTTCTTAGGCTGTACAGCTTTTTCTGTAGCTGAAG TTATCGAGTTTTGCAGACCTGCCCaagaaaacaaatcatacaaCTTTAATGACTTCATATTACAGCCAAGCATTTTTGATCTGTCAGAGTTTCAGATCTTGAAAGATCATATGGTGGTGTCAGCTGGCGATACGGATCTTTCTTTCATAGACTATTTCGAAGCTATAGTCAAGACTGATGTGTCCAGAGCAAGTGACGGGAGAGTGTCAGTCAGAATGACGCTTCAAAATGTCACAAGGCGCGATCAAGGAACCTGGAGTTCTAAGTATTATCGAGGCGGCAGGTTGTACAGATCTCGGGAACTCAACTGTCAACTCAAAACCTTCT TTATACCTCAAGATGTTACATGCCAAAATCAACTGAATGGGGGAAGACTCAACATACAATGCAGCACTCATAAAGTATTCCCAAAAGCTGTTTGTGTGTTTCGGGTGTCAGACTTCGCA AACTCGTCAAAGCAGGAACTAACTACTGAGAACACCTACGAAATGTTTTTGGAAGGAAACGACTCTTATTTCCGTTCAACTTGTCACATATCAATAGACCTGACCACTAGGCACCTAAAAGACTTAGATGTTGACATCACAATGTATCCAAACATTACTAATAGATTGCAGGACATTCACTATGGAGCAGTCAAGTCATTGCACTACAAACTAATAA ATGCAGAGACTCCTCTTCCAAGAGACTGTTTAGAACTACCGATTAATTCAACTCACTTACTCTGTGCTTATGGAGAGATCATTGATACTGTACCAGAAGAAGCAGGCTCGACTATGAAGTATGACATTCCATTGGAGAACTCCAAGACAGACATCATACCAACGACCTTTATAGCAGAAG GTGTCATAGGGAGTTGTGAGCTTCATACAGATGAGGACGTTTTCGTGACCTGCTTTGTAAAACACACAGTTAATCAAAAAGTTGCAAGCCATCTTATGATACTAAATGAAATG TATCTTGAAGTTTTAACAGCTGACGAAAAATCAACATTCTTAAATTATGATTCGATTGTAGAAGATCAAAATGCCTACAAGACTACTTACAGATTCAACATACGCCCAAATCTGTTACATTCCGGTGTCACAATCTTCACTGTTACTCTAAAGACTTTAGAAGATGGGAAGACTTTTATGAAGAACATTACGTTTGTTATGAAGTCTG AAAAAACAAGTAATGAAACATCATCTGACTACTTGAATACGGTAATTATTTCTTGCAGCACAATATTTGCTGTCCTTTTTCTAGGCTGCATAATGTTTG tactttgtaaaaaaatatggcAACACGACGAAGACAAAGACAAACATGTATATGAAGAAATTACCTACTCGGCGCAGCAGAGGCCAGAACCTACCTGTTTATGA
- the LOC129922899 gene encoding uncharacterized protein LOC129922899 isoform X2, with protein MKVMLVFVFLGCTAFSVAEVIEFCRPAQENKSYNFNDFILQPSIFDLSEFQILKDHMVVSAGDTDLSFIDYFEAIVKTDVSRASDGRVSVRMTLQNVTRRDQGTWSSKYYRGGRLYRSRELNCQLKTFFIPQDVTCQNQLNGGRLNIQCSTHKVFPKAVCVFRVSDFAELTTENTYEMFLEGNDSYFRSTCHISIDLTTRHLKDLDVDITMYPNITNRLQDIHYGAVKSLHYKLINAETPLPRDCLELPINSTHLLCAYGEIIDTVPEEAGSTMKYDIPLENSKTDIIPTTFIAEGVIGSCELHTDEDVFVTCFVKHTVNQKVASHLMILNEMYLEVLTADEKSTFLNYDSIVEDQNAYKTTYRFNIRPNLLHSGVTIFTVTLKTLEDGKTFMKNITFVMKSEKTSNETSSDYLNTVIISCSTIFAVLFLGCIMFVLCKKIWQHDEDKDKHVYEEITYSAQQRPEPTCL; from the exons aTGAAAGTAATGTTAGTGTTTGTGTTCTTAGGCTGTACAGCTTTTTCTGTAGCTGAAG TTATCGAGTTTTGCAGACCTGCCCaagaaaacaaatcatacaaCTTTAATGACTTCATATTACAGCCAAGCATTTTTGATCTGTCAGAGTTTCAGATCTTGAAAGATCATATGGTGGTGTCAGCTGGCGATACGGATCTTTCTTTCATAGACTATTTCGAAGCTATAGTCAAGACTGATGTGTCCAGAGCAAGTGACGGGAGAGTGTCAGTCAGAATGACGCTTCAAAATGTCACAAGGCGCGATCAAGGAACCTGGAGTTCTAAGTATTATCGAGGCGGCAGGTTGTACAGATCTCGGGAACTCAACTGTCAACTCAAAACCTTCT TTATACCTCAAGATGTTACATGCCAAAATCAACTGAATGGGGGAAGACTCAACATACAATGCAGCACTCATAAAGTATTCCCAAAAGCTGTTTGTGTGTTTCGGGTGTCAGACTTCGCA GAACTAACTACTGAGAACACCTACGAAATGTTTTTGGAAGGAAACGACTCTTATTTCCGTTCAACTTGTCACATATCAATAGACCTGACCACTAGGCACCTAAAAGACTTAGATGTTGACATCACAATGTATCCAAACATTACTAATAGATTGCAGGACATTCACTATGGAGCAGTCAAGTCATTGCACTACAAACTAATAA ATGCAGAGACTCCTCTTCCAAGAGACTGTTTAGAACTACCGATTAATTCAACTCACTTACTCTGTGCTTATGGAGAGATCATTGATACTGTACCAGAAGAAGCAGGCTCGACTATGAAGTATGACATTCCATTGGAGAACTCCAAGACAGACATCATACCAACGACCTTTATAGCAGAAG GTGTCATAGGGAGTTGTGAGCTTCATACAGATGAGGACGTTTTCGTGACCTGCTTTGTAAAACACACAGTTAATCAAAAAGTTGCAAGCCATCTTATGATACTAAATGAAATG TATCTTGAAGTTTTAACAGCTGACGAAAAATCAACATTCTTAAATTATGATTCGATTGTAGAAGATCAAAATGCCTACAAGACTACTTACAGATTCAACATACGCCCAAATCTGTTACATTCCGGTGTCACAATCTTCACTGTTACTCTAAAGACTTTAGAAGATGGGAAGACTTTTATGAAGAACATTACGTTTGTTATGAAGTCTG AAAAAACAAGTAATGAAACATCATCTGACTACTTGAATACGGTAATTATTTCTTGCAGCACAATATTTGCTGTCCTTTTTCTAGGCTGCATAATGTTTG tactttgtaaaaaaatatggcAACACGACGAAGACAAAGACAAACATGTATATGAAGAAATTACCTACTCGGCGCAGCAGAGGCCAGAACCTACCTGTTTATGA